The Solanum pennellii chromosome 11, SPENNV200 genome contains a region encoding:
- the LOC107003651 gene encoding uncharacterized protein LOC107003651, whose translation MPTFDLLAQAVALDIISLVVCDDYNELEAKKTLDMGAYLYLKKPFDENLVTFLWQFVWRKRIQKEKTKEGSIADNDMGGENEEQFEKKKDVSNTEVVRRKDYTKWTDDLHIKFMKAVKQLGEGRCYPKEILHVMNLPGLTRMQVASHLQRCRRNNWRSPIERKNIRRQSGQGSSSVSHEPKSSFQKIGRMPNLQANVSNQQRNEDQIQRGPEFSLPTLNINNIFAQGDLSIQQPYRPQLKVQPHYLGIGNPFYYPFSSAQNNIGGELKQQHNPIFGMLGSQEQEDPIMKNTHYGPNSVLNSEDHHSEKEHNFVLNVAKGATNTNANFQQYQGSNSCVMENCDVYFSLNNLDYLFQNLGPLGANLPNEQDSEFDQVYSDDQNLGSPDANLPNEQGSEFDQVYSDD comes from the exons ATGCCTACTTTTGACCTCTTAGCTCAAGCTGTGGCTTTGGATATAATTTCACTCG TTGTATGTGATGATTACAATGAACTCGAAGCAAAGAAAACTTTGGACATGGGAGCATATCTTTACCTTAAGAAGCCATTTGATGAGAATCTTGTGACATTCTTGTGGCAATTCGTATGGAGGAAAAGAATACAAAAGGAGAAAACGAAAGAAGGATCGATTGCTGACAATGATATGGGTGGAGAAAATGAAGAACAATTCGAGAAGAAGAAAGATGTGTCGAATACAGAGGTTGTTAGGCGAAAGGACTACACAAAATGGACTGACGATcttcatataaaatttatgaaagcTGTAAAACAACTTGGGGAAGGAC GTTGTTATCCCAAGGAAATTCTGCACGTGATGAATTTGCCTGGCCTTACTAGGATGCAAGTTGCTAGCCACCTTCAG AGATGTCGTCGCAACAATTGGAGATCTCCAATAGAGCGAAAAAATATTCGTCGTCAATCAGGCCAAGGATCCTCAAGTGTTTCTCATGAACCAAAAAGTAGCTTTCAAAAAATTGGGAGAATGCCTAATCTTCAAGCAAATGTATCAAATCAACAACGAAACGAAGATCAAATCCAAAGAGGCCCAGAGTTTTCATTGCCAACTCTAAATATCAATAATATCTTTGCTCAAGGAGATCTTTCAATTCAACAACCCTACCGTCCACAACTTAAGGTTCAACCACATTACCTCGGCATTGGCAATCCATTTTATTATCCATTTTCATCTGCTCAAAATAATATTGGTGGTGagctaaaacaacaacataatccAATTTTTGGAATGTTGGGTTCACAAGAACAAGAAGATCCAATTATGAAAAACACTCATTATGGGCCTAACTCAGTGCTTAACAGTGAAGATCATCATTCTGAAAAAGAACACAACTTTGTTCTCAATGTGGCCAAAGGAGCAACAAATACGAATGCAAATTTCCAGCAGTATCAAGGAAGTAATTCATGTGTGATGGAAAATTGTGATGTATATTTCAGTCTCAATAATTTGGATTATCTTTTTCAGAATCTTGGACCTTTGGGTGCTAACCTACCTAATGAACAAGATAGTGAATTTGATCAAGTTTACTCTGATGATCAG AATCTTGGATCTCCTGATGCTAACCTACCGAATGAACAAGGTAGTGAGTTTGATCAAGTTTACTCTGATGATTAG